A window of Trichomycterus rosablanca isolate fTriRos1 chromosome 5, fTriRos1.hap1, whole genome shotgun sequence contains these coding sequences:
- the lzts2a gene encoding leucine zipper putative tumor suppressor 2a, with product MVTMAMVQAFPMPTDESSDNIQRRCPVSHLPPAGTMGSVSSMISGRTYQERHCRAVSNFSAKLRKPLPATSCFRSQEGTLRSASSQEELIINPPPLPTKNKSANPVTFGNGNYGFVSGEVVGDWNDNHVAVCSPCTDAEELQRNRGTVNNGNIGGPPPKLIPVSGKLEKNMEKVVIRPTAFKPVVPKNRNSVQYHSPQTGGSFSESQGSLNILLPGGGGLVNNEKHSSYNSGRNARSSHSCSTSDSGHNSLSSLPTYSSSNTAYSLAQSEGLSTSESSRPTGGHGHSNSDSGRSSSSKSTGSLSGRGQPQSDSGSCGRSPAPPEGYETIIRELEEKLRERDLELQQLRENLDENEAAICQVYEEKQKHCEQEMEDLRQGCAAKMKQAQQKAQRTQQVLQLQIFQLQQEKKKLQEDFSQLLQERETLEKRCTSIEKQQNQLGPRLEETKWEVCQKSGEISLLKQQLKDVKADLSQKSAEIVALKVQLREAHSELQASQTCSQEAQAAARTRMLELEVCENELQRRKSEAELLREKLGRLEEESSRLRVTLALPSSRSQCMSLPLPQGRIGGGANQVHNPAFRERVEPSLAYESDENKAQRQQSTDKLHSLRMQVEQRRTELVMERRRGEEQLESFEGERRVWQEEKDKVIRYQKQLQQNYIQMYRRNRELERVMRELSLELENRDIEEFDMHHKNIHFEEITATEI from the exons ATGGTCACCATGGCTATGGTTCAAGCTTTTCCCATGCCCACTGATGAGTCCAGTGACAATATTCAACGGCGCTGCCCTGTATCACATTTACCACCTGCAGGTACCATGGGTTCAGTCAGCAGCATGATCTCTGGGCGTACATACCAGGAGCGCCACTGCCGTGCTGTCAGCAACTTCAGTGCCAAGCTTCGCAAACCTTTGCCTGCCACCAGCTGCTTTCGGAGTCAGGAGGGTACTCTGCGCAGTGCTAGCTCTCAGGAGGAGCTCATCATCAACCCACCTCCTCTGCCTACCAAGAACAAGTCTGCTAACCCTGTAACCTTTGGGAATGGAAACTACGGGTTTGTGAGTGGCGAGGTGGTAGGTGATTGGAACGATAACCATGTGGCAGTGTGCAGTCCATGTACTGATGCAGAGGAACTGCAAAGGAACCGAGGAACTGTGAACAATGGCAACATTGGGGGCCCTCCACCAAAACTGATTCCGGTCTCAGGCAAGCTGGAAAAA AACATGGAGAAAGTTGTGATACGACCCACGGCCTTCAAGCCTGTAGTGCCCAAAAACCGCAACTCAGTGCAGTACCACTCCCCGCAGACAGGCGGCAGTTTCTCTGAGAGCCAAGGCAGCCTTAACATTTTACTGCCAGGAGGAGGAGGACTGGTAAACAACGAGAAACACAGTTCATATAACAGTGGTCGTAATGCTCGCAGCAGCCATTCATGCAGCACTTCGGACTCTGGCCACAACTCACTGTCCAGCCTGCCCACATACAGCAGCAGCAACACGGCCTATAGCCTGGCACAGAGTGAAGGACTGTCCACAAGTGAGTCCTCAAGACCCACAGGAGGCCATGGACATTCTAACTCAGACAGCGGACGCTCCTCGTCCAGTAAGAGCACAGGCTCGCTGAGCGGGCGTGGACAGCCACAGTCAGACAGTGGATCATGTGGGCGCTCCCCTGCACCTCCGGAGGGGTATGAAACCATTATCCGAGAGCTGGAGGAAAAGCTAAGGGAGAGAGACCTGGAGCTGCAGCAACTAAGAGAAAACCTGGATGAAAATGAGGCGGCCATCTGCCAG GTGTATGAGGAGAAGCAAAAGCACTGTGAGCAGGAGATGGAGGACCTCAGGCAGGGCTGTGCAGCCAAGATGAAGCAGGCGCAGCAAAAAGCACAACGAACACAGCAGGTGCTGCAGCTGCAAATCTTCCAGCTGCAACAGGAAAAGAAAAAGCTGCAGGAGGACTTCTCTCAACTGCTACAGGAGCGGGAGACGCTGGAGAAAAGGTGTACCTCCAtcgagaagcagcaaaaccagCTGGGCCCTCGTCTGGAGGAGACAAAGTGGGAG GTGTGTCAGAAGTCGGGTGAGATCTCTCTGCTAAAGCAGCAGTTAAAGGATGTGAAAGCCGACCTGAGTCAGAAATCAGCTGAGATTGTGGCGCTGAAAGTCCAGCTGCGAGAGGCTCACTCTGAGCTGCAGGCCAGCCAGACGTGCTCCCAAGAAGCCCAGGCGGCAGCACGCACTCGCATGCTTGAACTTGAGGTTTGCGAGAACGAGCTACAGAGGCGCAAGAGCGAGGCCGAACTGCTGCGGGAGAAGCTGGGCCGCCTAGAGGAAGAGTCAAGCCGGCTCAGAGTCACGCTGGCATTGCCTTCCAGTAGGAGCCAGTGCATGAGCCTGCCTCTGCCTCAGGGTCGCATCGGAGGTGGTGCAAATCAAGTTCATAATCCTGCTTTCCGCGAAAGGGTAGAACCATCTTTAGCGTATGAAAGTGATGAGAACAAGGCCCAGCGGCAGCAGAGCACGGACAAGCTGCACAGTCTGCGTATGCAGGTGGAGCAACGGCGCACCGAGCTGGTCATGGAAAGGAGGCGTGGTGAGGAACAGCTGGAATCTTTTGAGGGGGAACGGCGAGTCTGGCAGGAGGAAAAGGACAAGGTGATTCGCTACCAGAAACAGCTACAGCAGAACTACATCCAGATGTACCGGCGCAACCGGGAGCTGGAACGTGTGATGAGGGAACTAAGTCTAGAGCTTGAGAACAGGGATATAGAGGAGTTCGACATGCACCACAAAAACATCCACTTTGAAGAAATAACAGCCACGGAGATCTAA